One window from the genome of Bacillus mesophilus encodes:
- a CDS encoding helix-turn-helix domain-containing protein, translating into MEGNRVREIREQKGLSLNKLAKITGISKSYLSFIERGKQTNPSVTIVKKIANALEIPMNELLYELKVRNKDSIDEKIHNVIHELSKIEISEKEFTQFKNMLYSIKEEVENSV; encoded by the coding sequence ATGGAGGGGAACAGGGTTAGAGAAATCCGAGAACAAAAGGGCCTTTCATTAAATAAACTTGCTAAGATTACTGGAATTTCCAAATCTTATTTAAGTTTTATAGAAAGAGGTAAACAAACTAATCCTAGTGTCACAATCGTAAAAAAGATAGCAAATGCTTTAGAAATACCCATGAATGAATTGTTATACGAATTAAAGGTCAGAAATAAAGATTCTATCGACGAGAAAATACATAATGTAATTCATGAATTATCAAAAATTGAGATCAGTGAGAAGGAATTCACCCAATTTAAGAATATGCTGTATTCAATAAAAGAAGAAGTTGAGAATAGTGTTTAA
- a CDS encoding O-antigen ligase family protein, giving the protein MNHFYQESYINHYFIKLTWITFALSGWVTMEPAPFDLLVLILLVVCCFTCYLKFGPFMILPLILVWTFLLCNLFSMFFMNNFSSSVHYFLITVYLAVFWLMVVGLLNKDSERISSAILYGYVFAGVSSALIGILAYFHLIPYSESFLLFDRIKGLFQDPNVFGPFLVPVAMLSILFIESSSTKKKTILWMSIFVLTSAAVFLSFSRAAWINYFVSFSVLLGLWIVLSQNQWTFIKRASYFVGILFILMIGALVVMNIPSIHSMFETRLGLQGYDEDRFSTQLNVLETLIQRPFGIGPGQSDSISGYSPHSLYVRVLGENGILGFALFILFLFITWLRSLYLAISDRTAIALLCTACLLGLFINSLVIDTLHWRHFWLLLAIPWMPIRKIKSSNEEE; this is encoded by the coding sequence ATGAATCACTTCTATCAGGAGTCTTATATAAATCACTATTTTATAAAATTAACTTGGATTACGTTTGCTCTTAGTGGTTGGGTAACGATGGAGCCTGCTCCTTTTGATTTGCTTGTTCTGATTCTATTGGTCGTATGCTGTTTTACTTGTTATTTGAAGTTTGGGCCGTTTATGATTCTTCCACTTATTCTAGTTTGGACTTTCTTGTTATGTAATTTGTTTTCTATGTTCTTTATGAATAACTTTTCTTCGAGTGTACATTACTTTCTAATCACTGTTTATCTAGCTGTATTTTGGCTAATGGTAGTGGGGTTATTAAATAAGGATAGCGAACGGATTAGTTCGGCGATTCTGTATGGATATGTTTTTGCTGGGGTTAGCTCCGCTTTAATTGGAATTCTAGCTTATTTTCATCTTATTCCTTATTCAGAATCCTTCCTCTTGTTTGATAGAATAAAAGGTTTGTTTCAGGATCCAAATGTGTTTGGTCCATTTTTAGTCCCGGTTGCTATGCTTTCTATTTTGTTTATAGAATCCTCTTCCACTAAAAAGAAAACAATCCTATGGATGAGTATTTTTGTGTTAACTTCAGCTGCTGTTTTTTTAAGCTTCTCCAGAGCGGCTTGGATTAATTACTTTGTGTCATTTAGTGTCCTGTTGGGTCTTTGGATTGTATTAAGCCAGAACCAATGGACTTTCATAAAAAGAGCATCATATTTTGTTGGCATTCTGTTCATTTTAATGATTGGAGCACTTGTGGTAATGAATATCCCCTCTATTCACTCGATGTTTGAAACGCGACTTGGTTTACAAGGGTATGATGAAGACCGTTTTTCCACCCAACTAAATGTACTGGAAACTTTAATTCAACGGCCGTTTGGCATCGGTCCTGGACAATCCGATTCAATATCCGGTTATTCACCACATAGCTTATATGTAAGAGTTCTTGGTGAAAATGGAATTTTAGGTTTTGCGTTATTCATTTTGTTTCTTTTTATCACTTGGCTTCGCTCTCTTTATCTCGCAATCTCAGATAGAACGGCAATTGCACTTTTATGTACAGCTTGCTTATTAGGTCTATTCATAAACAGTTTAGTGATCGATACCTTACACTGGAGACACTTTTGGTTATTGCTAGCCATTCCCTGGATGCCTATTAGAAAAATAAAGTCATCTAACGAGGAGGAGTAA
- a CDS encoding glycosyltransferase family 4 protein, which yields MKKKVLFAATVYTHLAHFHIPFIQQFQQKGFEVHAIGNPNEGGKEKIEGLGVICHTIHFSRSPFSIGHLRASRELKTLFNNYSFDLIHVHTPIASFLVRYFAKQYNQGPVLYTAHGFHFHKGSSLLNWFLYYPVEKTAKKWTDGLIVINEEDYQLAQKMGYTPGQNLFITHGVGVDLTHYNKGVTPLINIRKELAIQDDDVVITCVAEFSINKNHELLVSAWKKLLVKHDHIHLLLVGTGSQEQHVRAIVQEEQIQHVHFLGYRHDVHHILKCSDVITLVSKREGLPKSIMEGMALGLPAIVTNVRGSRDLVNHTQNGLLTNGEVTNLEEHLSTLIEDKATRQRMGNEALLKVKNYSVDHVLSELDQIYERFLQHNVKVISS from the coding sequence ATGAAGAAAAAGGTTCTATTTGCTGCTACTGTTTACACCCATTTGGCACATTTTCATATTCCCTTTATACAGCAGTTTCAACAAAAGGGATTTGAAGTCCATGCCATTGGAAATCCCAACGAAGGGGGAAAGGAAAAGATTGAGGGTTTAGGTGTAATCTGCCATACCATTCATTTTTCAAGATCTCCTTTTAGCATTGGCCACCTTCGGGCTTCTAGAGAGCTAAAAACGTTATTTAATAACTACTCATTTGACCTCATTCATGTTCATACACCAATTGCTTCCTTCTTAGTGAGATATTTTGCAAAACAATATAATCAGGGTCCTGTTTTATACACGGCCCATGGCTTTCATTTCCATAAAGGTTCCTCTCTATTAAACTGGTTCTTGTATTATCCTGTTGAAAAAACTGCTAAAAAGTGGACAGATGGATTAATTGTTATTAATGAAGAAGACTACCAGCTTGCCCAGAAGATGGGCTATACTCCTGGTCAAAACCTGTTTATTACACATGGTGTTGGAGTTGATTTAACTCACTATAATAAAGGAGTTACACCCTTAATCAATATTAGAAAAGAACTAGCTATACAGGATGATGATGTGGTCATCACCTGTGTGGCCGAGTTTTCAATCAATAAGAATCATGAATTACTAGTTTCCGCTTGGAAAAAGCTACTAGTAAAACATGACCATATTCACCTACTCCTTGTTGGTACAGGTAGTCAGGAACAACATGTGCGAGCCATCGTACAAGAAGAACAGATTCAGCATGTGCATTTTCTCGGCTATCGACATGATGTGCATCATATTCTAAAATGCTCTGATGTGATTACATTAGTTTCAAAACGGGAAGGTCTGCCTAAGTCAATTATGGAGGGAATGGCCTTGGGCCTACCAGCTATAGTAACAAACGTAAGAGGCTCTAGAGACTTAGTGAATCATACTCAAAATGGTCTACTTACAAATGGTGAAGTTACTAATCTTGAAGAACATCTAAGTACCTTAATAGAAGATAAAGCGACTAGACAGAGAATGGGAAATGAAGCACTTCTAAAGGTGAAGAATTATTCTGTCGATCATGTGTTATCAGAACTAGACCAGATTTATGAACGTTTTTTACAACATAATGTGAAGGTGATTAGTTCATGA
- a CDS encoding polysaccharide deacetylase family protein: MIYTMRKLIKLFFLPFGYVYQAISKSQNQVVILMYHRVNDHVQKELSVPVKNFKWQTNYLRKKRYNVISMDELVHRLETNTLSGKYVVITFDDGYADFYENAFPVLKEHHLPCIHYLATGFIDTDKVYWWDEDLEENQLMTWKQVEELNKEEIMSFGAHTVNHPDLDTIPEREMEEELIGGKTILEDRLKKAVIHFAYPRGRADERSIELVKRIYKTGALIFNGQPIKKENTSIDFSVLKRVPVQYSDGNILFIARLNDWLVIEELLRKIAKRLKK, encoded by the coding sequence ATGATCTACACAATGAGAAAACTTATAAAGCTATTTTTTCTACCTTTTGGATATGTGTATCAAGCCATTTCAAAAAGTCAAAATCAGGTAGTCATTCTTATGTACCATCGAGTCAATGATCATGTCCAAAAAGAGTTGTCCGTTCCTGTAAAGAATTTTAAGTGGCAAACGAACTATCTAAGGAAAAAGAGATATAATGTTATATCAATGGATGAGCTAGTACATAGACTAGAAACAAATACCTTATCAGGCAAATATGTAGTCATAACCTTTGATGACGGATATGCAGATTTCTATGAAAATGCTTTTCCTGTTTTAAAAGAGCATCATCTTCCATGTATTCATTATTTAGCTACTGGTTTTATTGATACCGATAAAGTGTATTGGTGGGACGAAGATCTTGAGGAAAACCAGTTAATGACGTGGAAACAGGTAGAGGAACTAAATAAAGAAGAAATTATGTCATTTGGTGCTCATACTGTCAATCATCCAGATTTAGATACGATCCCTGAAAGGGAAATGGAGGAAGAACTGATAGGTGGCAAAACCATCTTAGAAGATAGATTAAAGAAAGCAGTCATACACTTCGCTTATCCAAGAGGAAGAGCAGATGAGCGATCTATAGAATTAGTCAAAAGAATCTATAAAACAGGTGCATTAATTTTTAATGGACAGCCTATAAAAAAAGAAAATACCTCTATAGATTTCTCTGTCCTAAAACGAGTACCAGTGCAATATAGTGACGGGAATATTTTATTTATAGCAAGACTGAATGATTGGTTAGTAATAGAGGAGCTCTTAAGAAAGATTGCAAAGCGCTTAAAAAAATAA
- a CDS encoding tyrosine-protein phosphatase, with product MNIDIHNHLLWDLDDGPGTVDETIRMAMTAVKQGITHVIATPHYRKDRYEPEPEVVKEKVLHLNQLLQREEIPLLISAGNEIHLYPEIVDDLLTGENVLTLNDTKKYVLIELPNHHLPMYTEQIFFDMQLHGFIPILAHPERNTEFRRDPTKLATLVQKGALVQISARSLLFKGHHNMKKFTNLLIKHNLVHLVASDAHDTENRPFLLQNAFAYINKKHNHSYSTFYNNNARNVLNGIAFHIHPPLLFKKKLSLLKESNHAYKNS from the coding sequence ATGAACATTGATATTCATAATCATCTACTATGGGATCTTGATGACGGACCTGGGACTGTGGATGAAACAATTCGCATGGCCATGACAGCTGTTAAGCAAGGGATTACGCATGTAATTGCTACTCCGCATTATCGAAAGGATCGGTATGAACCAGAACCAGAAGTTGTTAAGGAGAAAGTGCTTCACCTCAATCAACTTTTACAAAGGGAGGAAATCCCTCTTTTGATCTCTGCAGGAAATGAAATTCATCTATATCCAGAAATAGTAGATGATTTACTAACGGGAGAAAATGTTCTAACTCTAAATGATACGAAGAAATATGTACTAATCGAACTACCTAATCATCATCTTCCTATGTATACAGAGCAAATCTTTTTTGACATGCAGCTACATGGTTTCATCCCCATTTTGGCACATCCTGAGCGAAATACTGAATTTAGGCGTGATCCTACCAAACTAGCTACTCTTGTTCAAAAGGGGGCATTGGTACAAATATCAGCCCGAAGCTTATTATTTAAGGGGCATCATAATATGAAAAAGTTTACTAACCTACTAATCAAACATAATCTTGTTCATCTTGTTGCGTCAGATGCTCATGATACCGAGAATCGTCCATTTCTATTACAAAATGCGTTTGCTTATATTAATAAAAAGCATAATCATAGCTATTCGACATTTTATAATAATAATGCAAGGAATGTACTGAATGGTATCGCCTTTCATATTCACCCACCGCTATTGTTTAAGAAAAAACTTAGTCTATTAAAAGAATCTAACCATGCATATAAAAACTCCTAG
- a CDS encoding polysaccharide biosynthesis tyrosine autokinase encodes METTFDVRHLLLLLVRNTWLIVILTLSIIGITAAVSFYLITPVYEAKSDILVTMKNGDGVETPTPGEIDSSLKLVETYRVIIQSPTILEPVIQTLSRDIQLDDLLDKVTIRALDDTQVFSIMVRDEDLGFAVEAANAIAIEFQKQTIQLMNLDNVHILSPAKVPSIVDPVSPKPIINIVISVFLGIFFSLGVVLIKEYFNTTLATEEKVRKFLHLSVLGEIPSIKNKKLKKESALLSAHNELFYKLIPRCKNQLINMEAYQNIIANLKLAKEPNGKTILVTSPNQSEGKSMTSANLAIVLAKSKKRIVYVDMDLRRPSGHYAFHLSNQRGVTSILKGNLTIEECIQHCEISNLSIITSGPIPPYSSQTLTTEEVSGFFKELKQLFDVIIIDSPPMFVSDTAILSPLADGCLVVVNAKKTRYPVTQKCLARLKNAGANLLGVVINDKKVKTMPYYY; translated from the coding sequence ATGGAGACGACGTTTGATGTGAGACATTTACTCTTGTTACTAGTACGTAATACTTGGTTAATCGTAATATTGACTTTATCGATAATTGGTATTACAGCAGCGGTGAGTTTTTACCTAATTACCCCTGTTTATGAAGCAAAAAGTGATATTTTAGTCACAATGAAAAATGGGGATGGGGTCGAAACACCTACTCCAGGAGAGATTGATTCGAGCTTGAAGTTAGTGGAAACCTATCGTGTCATCATTCAAAGTCCAACGATATTGGAACCTGTCATACAAACGTTAAGTAGAGATATTCAGCTTGATGATTTATTAGATAAGGTGACAATTAGAGCTCTTGATGATACACAGGTGTTTTCAATTATGGTTAGAGACGAGGATTTAGGATTTGCGGTTGAAGCAGCTAATGCTATTGCCATTGAGTTTCAAAAACAAACAATCCAGCTAATGAATCTAGATAATGTTCATATATTAAGCCCTGCGAAAGTTCCATCTATAGTTGACCCTGTCTCACCAAAGCCAATCATTAATATAGTGATTAGTGTGTTTTTAGGAATCTTTTTTTCACTAGGGGTAGTGCTTATTAAGGAATATTTTAATACAACCTTAGCAACAGAGGAGAAGGTAAGGAAGTTTCTTCATCTATCTGTTTTGGGAGAAATTCCGTCAATTAAAAATAAAAAACTTAAAAAAGAAAGTGCCTTATTGAGCGCACACAATGAATTGTTTTACAAGCTCATTCCTAGATGTAAAAATCAATTAATTAATATGGAAGCTTATCAAAATATTATTGCCAACCTCAAATTGGCTAAAGAACCGAATGGAAAAACCATACTAGTTACGAGTCCTAATCAATCTGAAGGAAAGTCAATGACAAGCGCCAACCTAGCAATTGTCTTGGCGAAAAGTAAAAAGCGAATTGTCTATGTTGATATGGATTTACGAAGGCCATCCGGGCATTATGCCTTCCATCTTTCCAATCAACGAGGAGTTACCTCTATATTAAAGGGAAACTTAACGATAGAAGAATGTATACAACATTGTGAAATTAGCAACCTATCAATCATCACTTCCGGACCTATTCCTCCATATTCTTCACAGACTCTTACTACAGAGGAAGTGAGTGGTTTTTTCAAAGAACTAAAGCAGCTTTTCGACGTCATTATTATTGATAGTCCACCTATGTTTGTTTCAGATACAGCCATTTTATCTCCTCTAGCGGATGGGTGTCTTGTCGTCGTTAATGCAAAGAAAACACGCTATCCAGTCACACAAAAATGTTTAGCAAGATTGAAAAATGCAGGAGCGAATTTACTTGGTGTTGTCATCAATGACAAAAAGGTGAAGACAATGCCTTATTACTATTAA
- a CDS encoding sugar transferase, which produces MERMPKTLGGEPIAFQAKPFEIGKVDGMIKRGFDIIISVLLIIVTSPITLILLMMIPLTSKGSSIYTQERLGINGMPFLIYKFRSMIDGAEVNTGPVLALSKDPRITKIGAFLRATRLDELPQLYNVLIGDMSLVGPRPERHKFVTEFCLQLPDYPCRMNVKPGITGYAQIKGTYRTPPAEKLHYDKWYIENYSIWLDIKILCKTALVVVNLDKARGV; this is translated from the coding sequence ATGGAGAGAATGCCTAAAACACTGGGTGGTGAACCAATTGCTTTTCAAGCAAAGCCTTTTGAGATTGGAAAGGTAGATGGGATGATTAAGCGAGGATTTGATATCATCATCTCTGTTTTGCTGATTATTGTAACGAGCCCGATCACGCTGATATTACTTATGATGATCCCGCTAACATCTAAAGGTTCCTCCATTTATACTCAAGAGCGACTTGGCATAAATGGCATGCCCTTTCTAATTTATAAATTTAGAAGCATGATTGATGGAGCTGAAGTAAATACAGGACCTGTATTAGCGCTATCAAAGGACCCACGAATCACCAAAATAGGGGCATTCCTACGAGCCACACGACTAGATGAGTTGCCACAGCTCTACAATGTGCTCATAGGTGATATGAGTCTAGTAGGCCCAAGACCAGAAAGACACAAATTTGTTACTGAATTTTGCCTGCAACTTCCCGATTATCCGTGCAGAATGAATGTGAAGCCCGGTATTACTGGATATGCCCAAATAAAAGGAACTTACCGTACCCCACCAGCTGAAAAGTTACACTATGACAAGTGGTACATAGAAAACTACTCCATCTGGTTGGACATTAAAATCCTTTGTAAAACGGCTCTAGTGGTGGTCAACCTTGATAAAGCAAGAGGTGTTTAA
- a CDS encoding NUDIX hydrolase: MPLILNSAGAIIRNHEGHLLLEYRNDTNDWGIPGGYMEPGETFEETIRRELIEELSITVTSLNFLNIYSGKDYFHEYPNGDKVYSIMAMFEATIHHDIKTDHKEIGRVNYFSFDYLPKDLTLTTQKILSGIFR; the protein is encoded by the coding sequence ATGCCGCTTATCCTTAATTCTGCAGGAGCTATTATTAGAAATCATGAGGGGCATCTATTATTGGAATACAGAAATGATACAAATGATTGGGGTATACCCGGGGGATATATGGAGCCTGGTGAAACATTTGAAGAAACGATTAGAAGGGAACTAATAGAGGAGCTAAGCATTACAGTTACAAGCCTTAACTTTTTGAACATATATTCTGGTAAGGATTACTTTCATGAATATCCTAATGGAGATAAGGTGTATAGTATTATGGCAATGTTTGAGGCTACAATACATCATGATATTAAGACCGATCATAAAGAAATAGGCAGAGTTAACTATTTTAGTTTTGACTATTTGCCGAAGGACCTTACCCTTACTACACAAAAGATACTAAGTGGTATTTTTAGATAG
- a CDS encoding SGNH/GDSL hydrolase family protein produces the protein MKTKIILVTLSITMVASIIVGNIHWKNKIESFHTVEVQKTETLSTSAEEPNIDASSDTKGSEENSEEVTTSIESNVEKQSYLGNLPEDLKKKINTAINQQKPLNFLILGSASTSEQETAWPNLVKQKLEETYGKSVFTITVKEIKDKTSKEVVGGELYMPLVESGADILLIEPFLLADNGKVRMSERLGNLTTILEAFKQKNPTVKVIIQPSNPIYDAFYYPREERDLRIYAERNNYIYLNHWGAWPKANSPELKELLTEESLPNDKGNKLWADYLINYFVSEN, from the coding sequence ATGAAGACGAAAATCATTCTAGTAACTCTATCCATTACGATGGTGGCCTCAATTATAGTAGGGAATATACATTGGAAAAATAAGATTGAGTCATTTCATACAGTAGAGGTACAGAAAACAGAAACTTTGAGCACTTCAGCAGAGGAGCCGAACATAGATGCTTCTTCTGATACAAAGGGATCAGAGGAGAATTCGGAAGAAGTTACTACTTCTATTGAGAGTAACGTAGAAAAACAGAGCTACTTAGGAAATCTACCAGAAGATTTAAAGAAGAAGATCAACACGGCAATAAATCAGCAAAAGCCCCTGAATTTTCTTATTCTTGGATCAGCCTCTACTTCAGAACAGGAAACGGCTTGGCCTAATCTGGTAAAACAGAAGCTGGAAGAAACCTATGGAAAATCGGTTTTTACTATAACTGTAAAAGAAATAAAAGATAAAACGTCTAAAGAAGTTGTCGGTGGGGAACTTTATATGCCGTTGGTTGAGTCAGGAGCAGATATTCTATTAATCGAACCATTTCTTCTAGCAGACAATGGGAAAGTAAGAATGTCAGAGAGGCTAGGAAACTTGACGACCATCCTGGAAGCATTTAAGCAGAAGAACCCAACTGTGAAGGTCATCATTCAGCCTAGCAATCCCATTTATGATGCGTTCTACTATCCAAGAGAAGAGCGGGACTTAAGAATCTATGCTGAAAGAAACAACTACATCTATTTAAATCATTGGGGTGCCTGGCCAAAAGCAAATTCACCTGAGTTAAAGGAGTTGCTTACGGAAGAAAGCTTGCCGAATGATAAAGGGAATAAGTTGTGGGCTGATTATTTAATCAATTATTTTGTGTCTGAAAATTAA
- a CDS encoding S8 family peptidase, giving the protein MKNKLISVALTSALSAVTFLGGFGVSTEAKTLDQNYLVVFKSENQLPQNYLDVIKNSGGEVKQSLPKLGAVKVSSDNPEFLAEIQKSNAVLDAGTENIVYPDTPVEKITLQENLTPTEANDLYNTYQWDIKQVTNNGASWNLEGGTGKSTNGEDIVVAVVDTGIDYTHPDLKDNYAYGKSFVPGIESAMDEDGHGTHVAGSIAGNGRVLGIGPELKVAAYRVFGPTGGAYTSDIANALMTAADDNVDVVNMSLGGYDWFQNPDYATKDIVADVRLFNRAIQYAIKQGVTVVGSAGNAGVDITSPGKLSGDDKGAVHRSPSSQTLIRVAASGEELNRTWYSNYGVGKIDVIAPGGDYGTKWLETGDGADREINKLCLSTIPGGGYAYYAGTSMAAPKTAGLAGVIIAKYGKDVLSPAQVKHIIQSSSDDWFKPGYDGESGFGFINAVNALD; this is encoded by the coding sequence ATGAAAAATAAGCTCATTTCAGTTGCTTTAACATCTGCGTTAAGTGCTGTTACTTTCCTTGGGGGCTTTGGGGTCAGTACAGAAGCGAAGACTTTAGATCAGAACTACTTAGTTGTGTTCAAATCAGAAAATCAATTACCTCAGAACTATCTAGATGTTATTAAAAATTCTGGTGGTGAAGTAAAACAATCTTTACCAAAATTGGGTGCTGTTAAAGTGAGCTCCGACAATCCAGAATTTTTAGCAGAAATCCAAAAAAGCAATGCAGTATTAGACGCTGGAACAGAGAACATTGTGTATCCAGACACTCCAGTTGAAAAAATAACTCTTCAAGAAAACCTTACACCTACAGAAGCTAACGATCTTTATAATACGTACCAATGGGATATAAAACAGGTAACCAACAATGGTGCTTCGTGGAATTTAGAAGGTGGAACTGGAAAATCAACAAATGGTGAGGATATTGTTGTAGCAGTCGTTGATACCGGAATAGATTATACTCACCCTGACCTAAAGGATAATTATGCTTATGGAAAATCTTTTGTTCCAGGAATCGAAAGTGCGATGGATGAGGATGGACATGGAACGCACGTGGCCGGTTCAATTGCTGGTAATGGCCGCGTACTTGGAATTGGGCCTGAGTTAAAGGTAGCTGCATACCGTGTTTTTGGTCCAACAGGAGGTGCCTATACATCTGATATAGCTAATGCATTAATGACAGCTGCTGATGATAATGTAGATGTGGTGAACATGTCACTTGGAGGATATGATTGGTTTCAAAACCCTGACTATGCCACAAAAGATATCGTTGCAGATGTTCGCCTTTTCAATCGAGCCATTCAATATGCTATTAAGCAAGGTGTTACGGTTGTTGGGTCCGCAGGAAATGCAGGGGTAGATATTACTAGTCCTGGAAAGCTATCAGGGGATGATAAAGGAGCGGTACACAGAAGTCCGAGCAGCCAAACCCTCATTCGAGTTGCTGCAAGTGGAGAGGAATTAAATCGTACATGGTATTCAAACTATGGTGTAGGTAAGATTGATGTGATTGCACCTGGTGGAGATTACGGTACAAAATGGTTAGAAACAGGAGACGGAGCTGACAGAGAAATAAATAAACTATGTCTTTCCACAATTCCTGGTGGTGGTTATGCATACTATGCTGGAACCTCAATGGCAGCACCTAAAACAGCCGGCCTAGCAGGGGTTATCATTGCAAAATACGGTAAAGACGTATTATCACCAGCTCAGGTAAAACACATAATCCAAAGCTCTTCAGATGACTGGTTCAAGCCGGGATATGATGGAGAATCTGGATTTGGTTTTATTAATGCTGTAAATGCTTTAGATTAA
- a CDS encoding GDSL-type esterase/lipase family protein: MIRKISSMLLIGALALSLPTYSSAKAEKKIDVDYVSLGDSLAAGQTPYGKINLGYADFLKDRMEQSQYEVDFEKFGVLGYTSGQLLLDVLNNPNVQNEIKEADMITLDIGANDVLGALSVSPLQAGAAVGKVGYNLNVILSTIDELNPDVEVYVMGYYNPFPYFPEAQQNQLLPLMDALNSTIENATVTNGDVFVPTADVIAENPTLYIPNPADIHLSLEGYKVISKEFWKHLEKANK; this comes from the coding sequence ATGATTAGAAAAATATCAAGTATGCTATTAATTGGTGCACTCGCGTTATCACTTCCAACGTATAGTAGTGCAAAAGCAGAGAAAAAGATAGATGTGGATTATGTTAGTTTAGGAGATTCTCTAGCAGCGGGTCAAACTCCATACGGTAAGATTAACCTTGGTTATGCTGATTTTCTGAAGGATCGTATGGAACAATCACAGTATGAAGTTGACTTTGAAAAATTTGGCGTATTAGGTTATACCTCTGGACAATTATTGTTAGATGTTTTAAATAACCCTAATGTACAAAATGAAATAAAAGAAGCAGACATGATTACGTTAGATATCGGGGCTAATGATGTATTAGGTGCACTAAGTGTGAGTCCGCTACAAGCTGGTGCTGCGGTTGGAAAAGTTGGGTATAATTTGAATGTAATTCTATCCACAATTGATGAGTTAAATCCAGATGTTGAAGTTTATGTAATGGGATATTATAATCCATTCCCATATTTTCCTGAGGCTCAACAAAATCAGCTATTACCTCTAATGGATGCATTAAATTCAACGATTGAAAACGCTACTGTTACAAACGGAGATGTTTTCGTACCAACAGCAGATGTGATTGCCGAAAATCCAACACTTTATATTCCTAACCCAGCTGATATTCACTTAAGTCTTGAGGGATACAAGGTAATATCAAAAGAGTTTTGGAAGCATCTTGAAAAGGCTAATAAATAA
- a CDS encoding DUF7716 domain-containing protein, with product MFLKFKDIVINAKQKRPQIGEYELFEAFMFYYKNDAFISFD from the coding sequence ATGTTTCTGAAGTTCAAAGATATTGTTATTAACGCAAAGCAAAAGCGTCCACAAATTGGAGAATATGAACTATTCGAAGCATTTATGTTTTACTATAAAAATGATGCATTTATAAGTTTTGACTAA
- a CDS encoding MarR family transcriptional regulator, with the protein MGAWGTGLWEDDFSCDIKDEWEELMDEGISPRKATRIILKSYQEELSEYEDEEDRQPDESLLYISLACLQMRHKALTNSIKKKAIFLIEKGADLELWEDGDAEDYKERKKVLEEFKRKLVNTKSKLF; encoded by the coding sequence ATGGGAGCTTGGGGTACAGGTTTATGGGAAGATGATTTTTCTTGTGATATTAAAGATGAATGGGAGGAACTAATGGATGAAGGGATTAGTCCAAGGAAGGCAACAAGAATAATTCTTAAATCGTATCAGGAAGAATTATCCGAATACGAGGATGAAGAAGATAGACAGCCGGACGAATCCCTTTTGTATATATCTCTTGCATGTCTTCAAATGAGACATAAAGCTTTAACTAATTCTATTAAAAAGAAAGCTATCTTCCTTATTGAAAAAGGTGCTGATCTTGAACTTTGGGAAGATGGAGATGCTGAAGATTATAAGGAAAGGAAAAAAGTATTAGAAGAGTTTAAACGTAAACTAGTTAATACAAAAAGTAAGCTATTTTAG
- a CDS encoding DUF2750 domain-containing protein, with the protein MNIYLTINSKRQYESFVKRVLDSDTVWGLKSEDGWCVCESNEYEDTVVMLFGSDEA; encoded by the coding sequence ATGAATATTTACTTAACTATAAATTCTAAAAGGCAATATGAGAGCTTTGTAAAAAGAGTTTTAGACAGTGATACGGTCTGGGGACTAAAAAGTGAAGATGGATGGTGTGTGTGTGAATCGAACGAATATGAAGATACAGTAGTTATGCTTTTTGGGTCAGATGAAGCATAA